Proteins from a genomic interval of Lacticaseibacillus pabuli:
- a CDS encoding glycoside hydrolase family 65 protein — MDIVDLKINDDAIVATYQPASDNPLHREFVIAYDPAQSIGANLENLRVQLVGLDFDAIVIENPLTYDFSDTVVGLNRQRLDIGLALTNMLDVPVVSASTVQRLGIDEALRQKKDADEWQLAYYGEYAGKRNKGQEAMLTIGNGFYGLRGAYVEATADKDNYPGLYVAGVYDQNTTTVNGRDIVNEDLVNLPNPQYLSVGIDHSNPVRIRPQDIRDVYRSLDLKTGQLKSTMMIKLSTGHQFILTTTKIADMQAWHQLAIRYTITPLNFAGSLQVYAAIDGHVQNSNVDRYNRFDQQHISVTGMSSAGTESLLTGSTLHSKIDFAIAAKLSSPDQDITTLTKSSNTPDAIRQVVNLTVQPEHTYTIDKLVSIYTSRESTGALDKLAWNALTDASFDITAGHTTAFYHDVWQDCDFTISNDITAQKLLRVNVFHLFVSGAALASGQLDASVGARGLHGEAYRGHIFWDEMFMMPFYVAHAPLIAKNMLLYRYNRLAAARQYATDNDRQGAMYPWQSGAKGDEQSQSVHLNPLTNQFDPDNSRRQRHVSLSVAYDVWLYWHQTGDDQFMTDYGWEMLLAIAKMWLSMTRHDDTTGRYHIDGVMGPDEFHENYPNSDKPGLTDNAYTNMMVAWLFKLLEENHDDIPTSALTTAKANDGWQAKDFTQIATVRRHLALDINEDGIIAQFAGYFKLPKLDFNEYRKQYGDISRLDRILKAHGKTPDAYQVAKQADTLMAFFLLDKPTLDDLLDEMGYHLPADYFAQNLQYYLARTTHGSTLSRIVYAALERSSSRDQSWELFRQALFSDYYDIQGGTTAEGIHVGVMGATLDVASRVLAGVNTWGNQLTVTPHLPREWQRVAFTSHFAGATIRFVITRDQITATTDQPLTMQIGGRAHTFAANQAQTITYREER; from the coding sequence GTGATTGAGAACCCACTGACTTACGACTTCTCCGACACCGTCGTGGGTTTGAACCGCCAACGTCTCGACATCGGCCTCGCACTCACCAACATGCTCGATGTCCCCGTTGTTTCCGCTAGCACCGTTCAGCGCCTCGGTATCGACGAGGCATTGCGCCAGAAAAAGGACGCCGATGAATGGCAACTCGCCTATTACGGTGAGTATGCTGGCAAACGCAACAAGGGTCAGGAAGCCATGTTGACAATTGGCAATGGTTTCTACGGCCTGCGTGGTGCCTACGTCGAGGCAACTGCAGACAAGGATAACTACCCCGGTTTATACGTCGCCGGCGTCTATGATCAAAACACGACGACGGTGAACGGCCGCGATATCGTCAACGAGGACTTGGTCAACTTGCCCAATCCGCAGTACCTCAGCGTCGGCATCGACCACAGCAATCCCGTGCGTATCCGGCCCCAAGATATTCGCGATGTTTACCGGAGCCTGGACCTCAAGACGGGTCAGCTCAAGTCGACCATGATGATCAAGCTCAGCACCGGTCACCAATTCATTCTCACAACCACCAAGATTGCGGACATGCAGGCGTGGCACCAGCTGGCAATTCGTTACACCATCACGCCGTTGAACTTTGCCGGCAGCCTGCAAGTTTACGCCGCCATTGACGGTCACGTTCAAAACAGCAACGTTGACCGCTACAACCGCTTCGACCAGCAACACATCAGCGTCACCGGCATGTCATCGGCGGGCACGGAATCGCTGCTGACGGGGAGCACCCTGCATTCAAAAATCGACTTCGCCATTGCCGCCAAGCTGAGCTCACCTGATCAGGACATCACCACCCTCACCAAGAGCAGCAACACGCCCGACGCCATTCGCCAGGTCGTCAACCTGACCGTCCAGCCCGAACACACCTACACGATTGATAAGCTCGTCAGCATCTACACCAGCCGCGAATCGACCGGTGCGCTGGACAAGTTGGCTTGGAATGCACTCACTGACGCCTCGTTCGACATAACGGCCGGACACACCACCGCTTTCTACCACGATGTTTGGCAAGATTGTGACTTCACAATTAGCAACGACATCACCGCGCAGAAGCTGCTCCGGGTCAACGTGTTCCACCTGTTCGTATCCGGCGCCGCACTGGCTTCAGGGCAGCTGGACGCCTCAGTGGGCGCGCGTGGCCTGCATGGTGAAGCGTACCGGGGACACATCTTCTGGGACGAGATGTTCATGATGCCGTTCTACGTTGCCCACGCGCCGCTGATTGCGAAAAACATGCTGCTGTACCGCTACAACCGTCTAGCCGCTGCACGCCAATACGCCACGGACAATGACCGTCAAGGCGCCATGTACCCCTGGCAGTCCGGGGCCAAAGGTGACGAGCAATCGCAAAGTGTGCATCTGAATCCTTTGACCAACCAGTTCGACCCCGACAACAGCCGGCGCCAGCGTCACGTTTCGTTGTCGGTTGCCTATGACGTCTGGCTCTACTGGCATCAGACCGGTGACGACCAGTTTATGACCGATTACGGCTGGGAAATGTTGCTGGCAATCGCCAAGATGTGGCTAAGCATGACCCGGCACGATGACACGACCGGCCGCTACCACATTGACGGCGTCATGGGGCCAGATGAATTCCACGAAAATTACCCAAACAGCGATAAACCTGGTCTGACCGACAACGCCTACACCAACATGATGGTCGCCTGGCTGTTCAAGCTACTAGAAGAAAATCACGACGACATCCCCACCAGCGCGCTGACGACCGCCAAGGCCAATGACGGCTGGCAAGCAAAAGACTTCACGCAAATTGCAACTGTTCGCCGGCACCTCGCCCTCGATATTAACGAGGACGGCATCATCGCCCAGTTTGCGGGGTACTTCAAATTGCCGAAGCTGGACTTCAACGAATACCGCAAGCAGTACGGCGACATCTCGCGGCTCGACCGCATTCTGAAGGCGCACGGCAAGACGCCAGACGCCTACCAGGTCGCCAAGCAGGCTGATACGCTAATGGCATTCTTCTTGCTGGATAAGCCGACGCTGGACGACCTGCTCGACGAAATGGGCTACCATTTGCCAGCAGACTACTTCGCTCAGAATCTGCAGTACTACCTCGCCCGCACCACGCACGGCTCCACCCTGTCGCGCATCGTCTACGCGGCGCTCGAGCGGTCAAGTAGCCGCGACCAATCCTGGGAGTTGTTCCGCCAGGCCCTGTTCTCCGACTACTACGATATTCAGGGTGGCACGACCGCTGAAGGGATTCACGTCGGTGTCATGGGCGCAACGCTGGACGTCGCCAGCCGCGTGCTCGCCGGGGTGAACACCTGGGGCAATCAGCTAACCGTGACACCGCACTTGCCGCGTGAATGGCAGCGGGTGGCCTTCACCAGTCACTTTGCGGGGGCGACAATCCGTTTCGTCATCACGCGGGACCAGATTACCGCCACTACCGACCAGCCGCTGACCATGCAGATTGGCGGCCGGGCGCACACTTTTGCGGCAAACCAAGCACAGACCATCACTTATCGAGAGGAGCGCTAA
- the pgmB gene encoding beta-phosphoglucomutase — protein sequence MQFDNIRGFLFDLDGVITDTAALHAKAWAGICQRLGIPWTDALAEGTKGVSRMDSLEVILKSVNRQDEFTMAQKAQMATEKNDRYQELITHLTASDILPGMKDFITDLKQHNYQLALASASRNAPTVLKYLGLSDVFPKIVDPSNLTKGKPDPEIYQHAAALLNLEPGQCIGVEDAPAGVASIKAAGAIAVGIGDAHDLAQADVVFPGTASLTLTALRGKLEDGVLNA from the coding sequence ATGCAATTCGACAACATTCGTGGTTTTCTATTTGACTTAGACGGGGTGATTACGGATACCGCCGCCCTGCACGCCAAGGCCTGGGCAGGCATTTGCCAGCGTCTGGGCATCCCGTGGACTGACGCTTTAGCCGAAGGAACCAAGGGCGTTAGCCGCATGGATTCATTGGAGGTTATCCTGAAATCAGTCAATCGTCAGGATGAATTTACGATGGCACAGAAGGCCCAGATGGCGACCGAGAAGAACGACCGTTATCAGGAACTGATTACACACCTTACCGCCAGCGATATTCTGCCGGGAATGAAGGACTTTATCACTGACCTCAAGCAGCACAATTACCAGCTGGCCCTGGCCTCCGCATCGCGGAATGCGCCGACCGTGCTGAAGTACCTCGGCCTGAGCGACGTCTTTCCCAAAATTGTGGACCCCAGCAACCTAACCAAGGGCAAGCCTGACCCGGAAATTTACCAGCACGCCGCGGCGTTGCTTAACCTCGAACCAGGACAATGCATCGGTGTTGAAGATGCACCGGCCGGCGTCGCATCAATTAAGGCGGCAGGTGCCATCGCGGTCGGTATTGGGGACGCGCATGATCTCGCCCAGGCGGACGTCGTGTTCCCAGGAACCGCGAGTCTAACCCTGACCGCGCTACGTGGCAAGCTGGAGGACGGTGTCTTGAATGCCTAA
- a CDS encoding Cof-type HAD-IIB family hydrolase, whose product MPKAVVFFDLDGTLLRDDKSVAPSCLDAIAELRQHHVLPVVATGRNIFEVENVLKQTQIDTVVSANGSYVQYQGKRLSQAVIPTNLVEDFTDYAKNQGDPIAWFNNEGFALNHETPVTDKNFELLHLHAHVEPLWYKRHRVNFMFVFNFDKEQRYSEHFESKLSLVRNNPRGLDTMLAGVSKATGIKTLLSVAKLAHLPTFGFGDELNDVPMLKLVDHPVVMGNGNPKVKQLAEFVTTSNMTDGIEHGLQHFGLL is encoded by the coding sequence ATGCCTAAAGCAGTTGTTTTCTTCGACCTCGACGGGACACTGCTTCGGGACGACAAATCAGTTGCCCCCTCCTGTCTGGATGCCATTGCGGAGCTAAGACAGCACCACGTCCTGCCAGTTGTGGCAACCGGTCGCAACATTTTCGAGGTCGAGAACGTGCTCAAGCAGACGCAAATCGACACGGTGGTTTCCGCGAATGGGAGCTACGTGCAGTATCAGGGCAAGCGCTTATCGCAGGCGGTCATCCCCACCAATTTAGTCGAGGACTTTACCGACTACGCCAAAAATCAGGGTGACCCAATCGCCTGGTTTAACAACGAGGGCTTCGCCTTAAACCATGAGACACCCGTCACCGACAAGAACTTTGAACTGCTCCACCTGCACGCCCACGTTGAACCACTATGGTACAAGCGCCACCGCGTCAACTTCATGTTTGTCTTCAACTTTGACAAGGAGCAGCGCTACAGCGAACATTTCGAAAGCAAGTTGAGCCTAGTCCGGAACAATCCCCGCGGCCTGGATACCATGCTGGCCGGCGTCAGCAAGGCCACTGGGATCAAAACGCTACTCAGTGTGGCTAAACTCGCTCACCTGCCGACCTTTGGCTTTGGCGACGAGCTCAATGACGTGCCGATGCTCAAGCTCGTCGACCACCCGGTTGTCATGGGCAATGGTAATCCCAAAGTCAAGCAGCTCGCGGAGTTCGTCACGACCAGCAACATGACGGATGGAATTGAACACGGTCTGCAGCATTTCGGTCTACTTTAA
- a CDS encoding WxL domain-containing protein has protein sequence MKFTKFTSAVATAVTVLASLAVVAPAAVSANTAENNAAVNGGQALPQNGKTKVGISFGQTQPTGNTGYLRLQQVPELLDFGNHERFDGAYPNFDATGANLGQTGNDRFPNYKSGSTNQTAILNTSDTALANVNKKAWATVVDKQDTRTAAENALDGSGKTDSKNGSWTLSVKADGPLALLDDNGNPTSETTDANLSFANTAYGQTADVFGLTTETQDQGYTPSATLVPVSSITPTIAVSLSTADQQHVVAKAAADEGAGADVFGWSKNDIRLNMPSTFAAKNGIYESSLTWTLDSGL, from the coding sequence ATGAAATTCACTAAGTTTACTAGCGCAGTTGCAACGGCAGTAACCGTTTTGGCTTCACTCGCTGTTGTCGCACCAGCTGCTGTTTCTGCTAATACTGCAGAAAACAATGCCGCGGTTAACGGTGGTCAGGCCTTGCCACAGAACGGTAAGACGAAGGTCGGCATTTCCTTTGGCCAGACCCAGCCAACCGGTAACACTGGCTACCTGCGTTTGCAGCAGGTTCCAGAACTCTTGGACTTTGGTAACCACGAACGCTTTGATGGGGCTTACCCTAACTTCGACGCTACTGGTGCCAACTTGGGTCAGACCGGTAACGATCGTTTCCCTAACTACAAGAGTGGTAGCACCAACCAGACTGCTATCCTGAACACTTCTGACACTGCTTTGGCCAACGTTAACAAGAAGGCTTGGGCTACTGTTGTTGATAAGCAGGACACCCGTACAGCCGCAGAAAATGCACTGGACGGAAGCGGCAAGACTGACAGCAAGAACGGTTCATGGACGCTCTCCGTTAAGGCGGACGGCCCTCTGGCACTGCTCGACGACAATGGCAACCCAACATCTGAAACAACAGATGCGAACCTGTCATTTGCTAACACCGCATACGGTCAGACCGCCGATGTCTTTGGTTTGACTACCGAAACTCAGGACCAGGGTTACACACCTTCTGCTACCCTCGTTCCAGTTTCCAGCATTACCCCAACTATCGCCGTTAGCCTTTCTACAGCCGACCAGCAGCATGTTGTTGCTAAGGCCGCTGCTGACGAAGGTGCTGGTGCCGATGTCTTTGGCTGGAGCAAGAATGACATCCGTCTGAACATGCCTTCAACATTCGCTGCGAAGAACGGTATCTACGAATCTTCTCTTACCTGGACCTTGGACTCAGGACTTTAA
- a CDS encoding WxL protein peptidoglycan domain-containing protein, whose protein sequence is MALHRAAQVASVLLAGLIFGFTGSMQTHAADNAFMVRPNIPTDNKAPKNSNYFQVQLKRHDSRQLGLTLYNENTQPLKVNVAVLNAITATNGRVVYVPAKQVDRKMLPRPVSELIHYPRTVTVKSRTITQLTLTVPAQAPLFRGTKAAAIQLTGQTTGGKGKAAVTNRVRYQVGLLLQGKKVTQTPQLAIGTKTWPTKLVNPRLKVQVVNANPHFIRNATFRLDVQGARALFLNYHKRVSGIKIAPNSQFQMGFGFHGARLQSGYYRLQLHVSGTAHKQAMTRFIRVSRGGDITYVAQRDYQLARRWLWLVLGGIVLVVAALVTWLLVVRARRRKNHASSH, encoded by the coding sequence ATGGCTCTTCATCGTGCGGCCCAAGTAGCTAGCGTACTGCTGGCGGGGTTGATTTTCGGCTTCACGGGCTCAATGCAGACACATGCTGCGGACAATGCGTTCATGGTGCGGCCGAATATTCCGACCGACAATAAGGCCCCTAAGAACAGCAACTATTTTCAGGTACAGCTGAAACGTCATGATTCCCGGCAACTGGGTTTGACACTGTACAACGAAAACACACAGCCACTGAAGGTTAACGTCGCAGTGCTGAACGCTATCACGGCGACAAATGGCCGGGTGGTCTACGTGCCGGCAAAGCAAGTCGATCGGAAGATGCTGCCACGACCAGTCAGCGAGTTGATTCACTATCCGCGGACGGTCACGGTTAAGTCACGGACGATTACGCAACTGACCTTGACCGTTCCGGCCCAAGCCCCGCTATTCCGCGGCACCAAGGCCGCAGCGATTCAGCTGACTGGGCAAACTACTGGCGGTAAGGGCAAGGCGGCGGTCACAAATCGCGTCCGCTACCAAGTTGGCCTGCTACTACAGGGTAAAAAGGTCACCCAAACGCCACAACTTGCAATCGGCACAAAAACTTGGCCGACTAAGCTCGTCAATCCGCGGCTGAAGGTTCAAGTGGTAAACGCGAACCCGCATTTCATCCGCAATGCGACATTTAGGCTGGATGTGCAGGGTGCCCGCGCGTTGTTCCTGAATTATCACAAGCGGGTGTCAGGCATCAAGATTGCACCCAACAGTCAGTTTCAAATGGGTTTTGGGTTCCATGGTGCGCGGCTGCAAAGCGGCTACTATCGCTTGCAGCTACACGTGAGCGGGACGGCCCACAAACAGGCAATGACTCGGTTTATCCGTGTGAGTCGCGGCGGAGATATCACCTACGTTGCGCAGCGAGACTACCAACTTGCTCGGCGCTGGCTATGGCTGGTCCTGGGTGGCATTGTCCTAGTGGTGGCCGCTCTGGTCACTTGGCTCTTGGTTGTTAGGGCACGAAGGAGGAAGAATCATGCGTCATCTCATTGA
- a CDS encoding DUF916 and DUF3324 domain-containing protein — MKKIISALTAIAAFTGLLVFGSGHSVAAANNSNQNDYEVQPILPDSQVDMSKNYWDLQAKKDSTQVIQLRIQNFTKKHIKVSTSLRNAYTQVGGGIDFQHSQQGLDRSLKIPFTKLAKLNFKARTIALGPNQTKILSATITYPKKMFRGLIYGDWHFIEHVKRNANDRTAIKANYAYSIGVMLRGNHWDKTGPNMKYDQTTPFLYNKHPALGIDIRNTQPMALTKMAVLAQVMRKGDNNSLKEYSGSNLTVAPNSMMRLPITWNYDTMKPGLYLIKVTIRGNNVTNNFPIQWKFRREFRVAKHTADKINSKAAKQPANKWLYAAVGTGLVWIISAAGLAWLFIVRPK; from the coding sequence TTGAAAAAAATAATTAGTGCGTTGACTGCAATCGCGGCCTTCACTGGTCTCTTAGTGTTTGGTAGCGGCCATTCCGTAGCAGCGGCCAACAATTCAAATCAAAACGATTATGAAGTCCAACCCATTTTGCCTGACAGCCAGGTGGATATGAGTAAGAACTACTGGGACTTGCAGGCCAAGAAGGATAGCACACAGGTTATCCAGTTGCGCATCCAGAACTTTACTAAGAAACACATTAAGGTATCGACCAGCCTGCGCAATGCCTATACCCAGGTCGGTGGTGGCATCGACTTTCAGCATAGTCAACAAGGCCTGGACCGATCTCTAAAAATTCCGTTTACAAAGCTTGCTAAATTGAACTTTAAAGCACGAACGATTGCGCTCGGCCCGAACCAAACGAAGATTCTCAGCGCGACCATCACGTATCCCAAGAAGATGTTCCGCGGTCTCATTTATGGGGACTGGCACTTCATTGAACACGTGAAGCGCAACGCAAATGACCGGACTGCGATTAAGGCGAACTACGCCTATTCAATCGGGGTCATGCTCCGGGGCAATCACTGGGACAAGACGGGGCCGAACATGAAGTACGACCAGACCACGCCGTTCCTCTACAACAAGCACCCGGCGCTGGGAATCGACATCCGCAACACCCAACCCATGGCTCTTACCAAGATGGCCGTCCTGGCACAGGTAATGCGCAAGGGTGATAACAACAGTCTCAAGGAATACAGTGGCAGCAATTTGACAGTTGCACCCAATTCTATGATGCGCCTGCCGATTACTTGGAACTACGACACGATGAAACCTGGGTTGTACTTGATCAAGGTCACAATTCGCGGAAACAACGTGACGAATAACTTCCCAATCCAGTGGAAGTTCCGGCGTGAATTCCGTGTGGCCAAGCACACGGCAGACAAGATTAATAGCAAAGCGGCAAAACAGCCTGCCAACAAATGGCTCTATGCCGCAGTTGGGACGGGATTAGTATGGATTATCTCAGCAGCCGGCCTCGCATGGCTCTTCATCGTGCGGCCCAAGTAG
- a CDS encoding lectin-like domain-containing protein: MRTKIQKLVFLAFSFLLLLLALMPAVKSVAAADGFPVAPPADTAGLNMRDYFVVSTANPGDFPNKARFSTAYPQALVVTPNTYNGWQIGGIWSKNKIDLNSPFTYNTEHYFGDTSTGNDAAADGMTFTLQNDPLGQGAYGSPGGGLGAYPWSTNGKNTMIKNYIRNGLSIEMDDWLNNSNVADDQFDIDLQNTNSNGHLAVVRPGDTPLKSTNSATVGHLQYSFLPVPLANKTWKKFSVSWAPKVTYTNGVRILGGTLTYSLTNSAPGVATPQITTQTFTIPNVLTYFNSDHVYYGYTGATGRNKTFQAVSVMKTPQTAKPVTVRYVDPSGNNLKEPITMNGEIGDSWDASTNRQQWLKSGNDWYEYNGNYDSNVSPKKDAGIFSATTPYTVTYHYEKRTPPEKFALVKTARNTDATRGSTTFSDNISAQKNDVIEFKIDFANLLAMKQGTITDLLPSGFSYKDGSLSISDDDTNGQYVPLDDTTFKQNGKIKFPYDMADGQGFSIKFSATVMSTVGSLKNTATVTPTGTGNPYTTPPVTVNVSQPPRTYHLHKYTVPTQGGTQPVAGATYQLTDPNGTDTQTVGPSGSDGNANFSIKDFTTRIFTLKETNAPAGYQLDPTTYELQFDGAGQYFTGLRVKGAANQGWQMTAQGSPNGGNINLPSSSTDTINAYDTAAPLGPALQKSVRNVTYDDSQPFTESALADPGDTVEYQVDFTNQLGMTSPVLTDLLSQDLSFVPGTIQIASSANGYNYTLQPDGTFGNNGQLKLPTNMAVGDKVSVRFDATVNDPGLLSTIPNTARVDDTTTPVQATVSNVANVTVPRYSGIMITKYDQDTNTGSEMNGAVFDYKLNNSDADYASATGYDSTAPTGQGMSNPGMDMPDDGQTPIAMTIPSLSEGFPFSEVFDVKETTAPAGYAVNDKVYQVRWSADWTRREMRVNGVREKPSDPWSTDETPDGKVFVDDGQLGFRDQQSHKITVQTYDRVTHTTTTMGTYKGDPTQKLTDVHPGANIPGSITDRDLWGYTIGQTFDPNAQLNAYDPNNIPDPQFGDTDLVLTYVYDQKMFELNPDPEINFGNFADNAVDRDYLLGENHTQTNQPIPFGVSATDRIGIRDWTLSVSEDGQFDNNGHKLDNAQLEFNNMKVADKKNDGSDVGSVNLFTTTNDFTLNSDGTPLQIAHVRTLPLSSGQALYTQNLRFDFGDMNTGGNSVRVNVPRTTTRYRGQYNTSLTWTAAYLP; this comes from the coding sequence ATGCGAACAAAAATCCAAAAGTTGGTGTTCCTCGCCTTTAGTTTCCTACTATTACTGCTTGCCCTGATGCCTGCTGTTAAATCCGTTGCCGCCGCGGATGGTTTCCCAGTTGCGCCACCAGCAGACACCGCTGGACTGAACATGCGTGATTACTTTGTCGTCAGCACTGCAAACCCAGGAGATTTTCCAAATAAGGCACGGTTCAGTACAGCATATCCGCAAGCGCTGGTTGTGACACCTAATACCTATAACGGTTGGCAAATTGGGGGTATCTGGTCGAAAAACAAAATAGACCTGAATTCGCCGTTCACCTACAACACGGAACACTACTTTGGTGATACATCGACGGGTAATGACGCAGCTGCGGATGGGATGACCTTTACTTTGCAGAACGATCCACTCGGTCAGGGCGCTTATGGCTCGCCGGGTGGTGGCTTGGGTGCCTATCCTTGGTCAACTAATGGTAAAAATACCATGATTAAGAACTACATCCGGAACGGTCTTTCGATCGAAATGGATGACTGGCTCAACAATTCGAATGTTGCTGACGACCAGTTTGACATCGATTTGCAGAACACGAATAGTAATGGCCACTTAGCTGTTGTGCGGCCTGGGGACACACCTCTGAAGTCGACAAACTCAGCGACGGTTGGGCACCTGCAGTACTCGTTCTTGCCAGTTCCGTTGGCAAATAAAACGTGGAAGAAATTCTCGGTCAGTTGGGCGCCCAAGGTCACATACACTAATGGGGTGCGAATCTTAGGCGGTACATTAACATACAGCCTGACGAACTCAGCGCCTGGCGTGGCAACACCACAAATCACAACGCAAACTTTTACGATTCCTAATGTGTTGACTTACTTTAATAGTGATCACGTTTACTATGGCTACACTGGTGCAACAGGTCGCAACAAAACCTTCCAAGCCGTTTCCGTTATGAAAACCCCGCAAACCGCCAAACCTGTCACCGTTCGTTACGTGGACCCCAGCGGGAACAATCTCAAAGAACCTATCACGATGAATGGTGAAATTGGCGACAGTTGGGACGCATCCACGAACCGGCAACAATGGTTGAAGTCAGGTAACGATTGGTACGAATACAACGGCAATTATGATTCGAACGTCTCCCCTAAAAAAGATGCGGGGATTTTCTCCGCAACGACACCGTACACGGTCACTTACCACTACGAAAAGCGGACACCGCCTGAAAAGTTTGCACTGGTAAAGACGGCGCGTAACACTGACGCCACCCGTGGTTCGACGACGTTCTCGGACAACATTTCGGCGCAAAAGAACGACGTGATCGAGTTCAAAATCGATTTTGCTAACCTGCTTGCAATGAAGCAGGGAACCATCACCGATCTCCTGCCATCCGGTTTTAGTTATAAAGATGGCTCGCTGAGCATTTCCGATGATGACACGAATGGGCAATACGTCCCACTCGACGACACCACGTTTAAACAGAACGGTAAAATCAAGTTTCCATATGATATGGCGGATGGCCAAGGCTTCTCCATTAAGTTCTCCGCTACCGTAATGTCGACAGTTGGGTCGTTAAAGAACACTGCGACGGTGACACCAACCGGCACGGGGAACCCATACACGACACCACCAGTTACGGTTAATGTGTCGCAACCACCACGCACTTACCACCTGCACAAGTACACGGTGCCTACGCAAGGCGGCACGCAGCCGGTTGCGGGTGCGACCTACCAGCTAACCGATCCAAATGGGACGGATACACAGACCGTTGGACCAAGCGGCAGCGATGGGAATGCCAACTTTAGTATTAAGGACTTCACCACCCGGATCTTCACACTGAAGGAAACAAACGCCCCAGCTGGTTACCAGCTTGATCCCACAACTTATGAACTCCAGTTTGACGGGGCAGGACAGTACTTCACTGGCTTGCGTGTTAAGGGTGCTGCCAATCAAGGCTGGCAAATGACAGCCCAGGGTAGTCCGAACGGCGGTAATATCAATTTGCCATCGAGCTCGACCGACACTATTAATGCATACGATACCGCTGCGCCATTAGGTCCCGCCCTCCAGAAATCTGTACGGAACGTTACCTATGACGATTCGCAACCATTTACAGAGTCTGCGTTGGCTGACCCCGGTGATACGGTGGAGTATCAGGTTGATTTTACCAACCAGCTGGGAATGACCAGCCCCGTGCTGACTGACCTGCTCAGCCAGGATTTGAGCTTTGTTCCAGGGACAATCCAGATTGCTAGTTCCGCGAATGGCTATAATTACACGCTGCAACCAGACGGCACGTTTGGCAACAATGGTCAGCTCAAACTGCCAACGAATATGGCAGTGGGCGACAAGGTTTCCGTGCGGTTCGACGCCACGGTTAACGACCCAGGCTTACTCTCAACAATTCCTAACACCGCCCGCGTTGATGACACAACGACACCAGTGCAGGCTACAGTCTCTAACGTGGCAAATGTCACGGTTCCGCGCTACTCAGGCATCATGATCACTAAATACGACCAAGACACAAACACTGGTAGCGAGATGAACGGTGCGGTCTTCGATTACAAGCTGAATAACTCTGATGCTGACTATGCGTCGGCAACGGGCTATGATTCCACAGCACCAACTGGTCAGGGTATGTCTAATCCGGGCATGGATATGCCAGACGATGGGCAGACGCCAATTGCAATGACCATTCCTAGCTTGTCGGAAGGCTTTCCTTTCTCTGAGGTATTCGACGTGAAGGAAACGACTGCACCTGCAGGCTACGCCGTGAACGATAAGGTGTATCAGGTAAGGTGGTCTGCTGATTGGACTCGCCGCGAAATGCGGGTGAACGGTGTTCGCGAGAAGCCGTCCGATCCTTGGAGCACCGACGAGACTCCTGATGGCAAGGTGTTCGTTGACGACGGGCAGCTTGGTTTCAGAGACCAGCAGAGTCACAAGATTACCGTTCAGACATACGATCGGGTGACACACACAACGACAACGATGGGGACCTACAAGGGTGACCCAACGCAGAAGCTGACCGATGTGCACCCAGGCGCAAACATTCCTGGCAGCATCACGGACCGAGACCTCTGGGGCTACACGATTGGGCAAACCTTTGACCCGAACGCACAGTTGAATGCTTACGATCCGAATAACATTCCAGACCCACAGTTCGGCGATACCGATCTGGTCCTGACCTATGTCTACGACCAGAAGATGTTCGAACTGAACCCGGACCCTGAAATTAACTTTGGGAACTTCGCGGACAACGCCGTCGACCGGGACTATCTGCTTGGTGAAAACCACACGCAGACCAACCAGCCAATTCCGTTTGGGGTCAGTGCGACCGACCGCATCGGGATCCGCGACTGGACGTTGTCGGTTAGCGAAGATGGCCAGTTTGACAACAATGGCCACAAGCTAGATAATGCCCAGCTGGAATTCAACAATATGAAGGTTGCTGATAAGAAGAACGACGGCTCCGATGTGGGCAGCGTCAACTTGTTCACGACGACTAACGATTTCACCTTGAATTCAGACGGCACGCCACTGCAAATCGCGCACGTGCGCACCCTGCCACTCAGCTCTGGACAGGCACTGTACACACAAAACCTGCGCTTTGACTTTGGTGACATGAATACTGGCGGCAACAGTGTGCGCGTCAACGTACCACGGACAACAACGCGGTACCGCGGCCAGTACAACACGAGTCTGACTTGGACTGCGGCATACCTGCCATAA